Part of the Nostoc sp. ATCC 53789 genome, ATTTAGAAATATCTGCAAGAACATAATAGGCTCCTTGGGGAAGAAAATAAGGAATACCAACTCCATCAAGTATCTGTAAGATGGAGTCTCGCTTCTGGTGATAAAGTTTGCCTAGTTCTTCATAATAGGATGGTGGTAGTTGCATCGCAGTAACTCCGGCTCGTTGCAATGGTGCGGGAGCGCCAACGGTAAGAAAATCATGGACTTTGCGAATGGCTCCTGTTAATTCGGGGTTGGCCAAAATGTAGCCAACTCGCCATCCGGTGACACTATAAGTTTTGGATAGACCGTTAATGGTAATGGTGCGTTCTTCCATACCGGGAAGGGTCGCTAAGGCAATATGTTGAGTGCCATCATAGAGAATATGTTCGTAGATTTCATCTGTGAAGGCTAACACATCCCACTTTTGACAAAGTTCAGCAATTAGGGTGAGTTCTTCACGGGTGAAGACTTTGCCGGTGGGATTATGGGGTGTGTTGATAATAATAGCTTTAGTATTAGCATTGAAAGCTTGACGCAACTGTGCTTCATCAAATGTCCAATGGGGAGGATGCAGTGTTACGTATCGGGGTGTGGCACCAGCTAAAATCGCATCGGGGCCGTAGTTTTCGTAATATGGTTCAAATACAATTACTTCGTCACCAGGATCGACTGTCGCCAGCATTACAGATGCCATTGCTTCTGTGGAACCACAGGTGACGGTGATTTGGGTTTCAGGGTCGATATCTAAGCCGAGATACCAGCGAACTTTGCTAGCGATCGCATGACGAAATGCGCGATCGCCCCAAGTAATGGCATACTGGTTGACATCTGCCTCTATGGCTTCATAAGCTGCCTGTTTCAACTCCAAGGGACATGGAAAATCAGGGAACCCCTGAGCCAGATTCACTGCACTATATTGCAGTGCCACCCGTGTCATTTCCCGAATTACCGACTCTCTAAACTGGTCTGCCTTCGCTGATATTTTTTTACGCCCAATCTCACTCACTCCCATACCTCCGTTGATCTCGATTGCGGTTATGCAGGAATTTTTCTAAAATCCATAATACCGATAGCTTTATCGTAGTATACTCAAATTCGAGATTCAGAGGGAATGCAACCTTATAATCTATATACTTAATTATTGATATTAATAGTCAATTACTGAAGTACTGATCCAGAATCATCATGAAATCTTTGCACCGTCCCGATCTCTATAGCTGGTCTAATTTCAATCCGGCAAGAAATATTGATTTCAATGGGATTGCCTGGATTCGCCCAGATGGAAACATCTTGATTGACCCAGTAGCCCTATCAAACCATGATTGGAATCATTTGAAATCTCTCGGTGGTGTAGTTTGGATTGTGCTGACGAATTCCGAGCATGTCAGGGCAAGTAAAGATATTGCCGATCAAACTTATGCTAAGATAGCTGGCCCAGTGGCAGAAAAAGACACTTTTCCCATACCTTGCGATCGCTGGCTGTCTGATGGTGAAGAGTTCGTACCTGGGTTAAAAGTAATTGAACTCCAAGGCTCGAAAACTCCCGGTGAATTGGCTCTGTTACTAGAGGAGACAACTTTGATTACAGGGGATTTAGTCAGGGCACGTAAAGCAGGTAGCTTAACTATATTGCCAGATGACAAGCTACTGAATCGAGAGGAAGCTGTTGCTTCAGTTCGCAGGTTGGCTCAACTGAGTCGAGTTGAAGCAGTGCTGGTGGGGGATGGTTGGCCCGTCTTCCGCGATGGACGCGATCGCTTACAGGAACTTGTAGCCACGCTGTAAATGGGTGGGGGCAGGAGGAAGTTTTTAGTTGGGGATTCTGGAGCCACTGAACTACTGTAAGAAAGCGGGAAGCTGATGCAACAGTTGGGGTCTTAAACTCTCTCTAAAAGTTGGACTTTACCCTTTTTCCTTTCCCCCTATTTTCAATTATTTAGGAGCAAAGCGCGAGTCTCCTGTGGAAAGGCTGCGCGATCGCGTGCAGAATATTTACAGTGTTGCCGCCTAAAATTATGGATAATTCCCCAGTGGTCGCTCAACCAGATGCATCCTTACCAAATTACACTCAGGAAAATATACATCTAGTGGAGTCAGCAGTTATAAAAGAAAAGATCGGAACTGATTTTGACTCTCGCATGATGCTGCGGTGTTTGGAACTTGCTCGCCGCGCTTTAGGTCGGACTTCCCCAAATCCTTTGGTGGGAGCGGTGATTGTCAAGGATGGCGAGATTGTCGGCGAAGGGTTTCATCCTCGTGCAGGTGAGCCTCATGCAGAAGTGTTTGCTTTACAAGCAGCAGGCGATCGCGCTCGTGGTGCAACAATCTATGTGTCACTTGAACCTTGCAATCACTACGGACGTACTCCCCCTTGTTCGGAAGGATTGATCCAGGCTGGAGTGGCAAAAGTGGTAGTAGGTATGGTTGATCCCAATCCACTGGTGGCTGGAGGTGGTATTGCCCGTTTACGTGCGGCGGGGATCGAAGTGTTGGTGGGAGTAGAAGAATCAGCTTGTAATCAGCTAAATGAAGCTTTTGTGCATCGCATTCTCTACAAACGACCTTTGGGAATTTTAAAATATGCCATGACTTTAGATGGGAAAATTGCTACCACCTCTGGTCATAGCGCCTGGGTGACAAGCCAAGAGGCCCGCAATGAAGTACATCAACTACGGGCGGCTTGCGATGCCATAATTGTCGGCGGCAATACAGTGCGACAGGATAATCCTTATTTAACTAGCCATCATGCGGAGGCACATAATCCCCTGCGGGTGGTGATGAGTCGTCATCTCAACTTACCGGAAAATGCCCACCTATGGCAAACTGCGGATGCTCCAACTTTGGTGTTGACTCAAAAGGGTGCTAACCCCGATTTCCAACAACTGTTGCTCAAACAGGGAGTGGAAATCGTGGAATTAACATCACTTACACCAGATAACGCAATGGCGTACTTATATGAACGGGGTTTTTGTAGCGTCTTGTGGGAATGTGGCGGTACTTTAGCTGCTAGTGCGATCGCTCAAGGAGCAGTGCAAAAAGTTTTGGCATTTATTGCCCCAAAAATCATTGGTGGTAGCATTGCTCCCACACCAGTGGGCGATTTAGGTTTTACTACCATGACTGAGGCATTGTCTCTAGAACGTGTTCGTTGGCGTGTAGTCGGCTCTGACTGCTTAGTGGAAGGTTATTTTCCCCAAAAAGCCAATAGTCAATAGTAATAACACTTGACTATCAATCAATTCATCGTGATTTTGCTATCATGAACACTGGCGTTCATGGGCAATATCACGTATAAGGGCTAGCCGAGATTGAATGTAGTGGCAGAGATAATCAGTTTCGTTAGGATCTAACAAAACTTGTGTTTCGGTTTGTTTCACTAACCACTGCACCAAGCTAGCATCATCCAGTTGTAAGAGGAGCTTGGCTTGCGCGGTTTCAACCACTGACCAAAGCTGACGCATAATTGTAGGAGTCATCAGACCTCGATTGAATAATGAGCTATTAGCTGTCTTCAGATTACACAATTCCGATAGAACTTTACGACATGAATGTACAAGCTGAGACAAGTATTATTAAAAACTTAATAATGGTATTTATAACTTTATGAAGATTAAGAATTTGAAACTCAGTTTGAAAATGGGAATTGGGAATTGGGAATGGGGAATTGGGTAAACAGGTTTTTATGGATTTAGTTGCAAAACTTAGAAGACAAATACACTAATTCTAAAAACTGGGTTTTTGTGTTTGCGAAGACCGAAATTATGTTGATTTTAGTCCAGCAAAGACAGTTTTTGAAAAACTATATTGAATCCTGAATCTGTCTTCTAAGATACAAAAATTTAAGTTTTGAGAAAAACGTTTTCTAGAAAGTTAACATCTTTTGGCTGTCGATGGACTCACAAAATCATGTAAATTTTTATCCCAAATGCTAATGTAAATAAAATTACATTCTTGGCGGATAATCTGGCCCTTGACTGAGCCATTCTGAAAACGGAAATTATCAGACTGACCCTGTTGTACCTGTTTAAGTCCCTGCTTAATTTTTTCAGTGGCTTGCCCCTCTAACATTCCATTCAAGGTAGTTTCCATTACCTGCGGGTCTACCGATTGGGCAAAAGATACCTCTGTTTGACGCAGCACTTGAGAATTACGATCGAATAAGTAGCCAAGATCAATTTTGTTTGGTACTAGTTTGTAAACAACAGCACGCGTCTTACCCCATGCACCTCTTAAATCTTGATTTGGTTTGCCGAGGGTAGCTTCTACAGCGCTTCTGGATGTACCTGTAGGAAATGCGGGAACGCTTTGACTGCTGGTAGTCACAGCTACTTTTTTCGGTGGCTGATCATTCTTCTGTGGTGCTGAAACTGCTTCTGGTGTGGGAACTGCAATATTCTCTGGTTCTGGCTGTGGTGTAGAAGACACTTCTGGCACTGGAGTATCTGAAATTACAGGCTCTTTTTCTGGCTGTGGTATGGATACAACTGGGGGATTAACGGTTGGCAAAGGATTGAGAATTACTCGCTTTCGTGGTTGTGAGGCTGGTACAACTGGGGCTGGAGAAGTTTGGGAAGAAAGGGGCGATTCGGTAGATGCGGGAGTAGGCAAAGATTCTAGCGATGGGGTGCTACTTGTGACAATGGTTGTTTCTGGTTGTTGCTGACGAATGATGTTAGGAATCACTACTGCACCAATCAAGCCGCCTACCAGCAAACTACCAATAATTACGGCAGGTTTTTGCCAGTTTCCAGGAGTGGAATTCCCTATCACAGTTGGTTTTTGTGGGGAATATAATGGCTGGGTTTGTCGAGTCGATGACGCAGGGGGATAAAAATTAACTGTAGGAGTATTTGCAGCTAACTCAGGAGGGATATTACTAGCAGACTGCAAAGCGTGTAACATTTTACTAGCAGTGCTGTAGCGATCGCCAGCATGAGGCTTAATTGCCTGATTGAGTACCCCTGCCAATTGAGAAGAGACGTTAGGGGCGTGTTCCTGCCAAAGTATTTCCCCAGTTTTGAGATCGGTTTGCAATTCTTGCGGGTGTTTGCCAGTCAGCAGATAAATCGCCGTTAAACCTAAGCTGTAGATATCAGTGGCGTAAACTGGGCGGCCAACGGCTTGTTCGCTAGGCATATATCCAGGCGTACCAATAACGAGCGATCGCGTGGGGTATCCTGAAGAGTTGACCACAGAACGAATTGTTTCTTTAACTGCACCAAAATCAATCAAAACTGGCTTGTTATCAACAGAACGGAGAATAATGTTCTCAGGTTTAATATCCCGGTGAATAATGCCTTTACTGTGGACATAATTTAACACTGAAAGCAGACTCAAAAGAATTTGCCGAACAGCAACTTCACTCTCAAATCCTTTAGCTTCGACAATTTTCGTCAGAGTTTGGCCGTGAATCCATTCTTGGACAAGGTAAAATTGCCCGTTTTCAGAAAAGTAGGCATAGAGTTTAGGAATTTGGTTACTACTTTCACCCAAATATTCCAAGGTTGCGGCTTCCCGTTCAAACCGTTGTTGGATTAGTTGGTAATTTTGCGGATCATTATTAGTTATCGGTTTGAGTTGCTTAATCACACAACGACGGCGAGAAGGCATGTGAACATCTTCTGCCAGAAAGGTTTCGCCAAAACCCCCAGCACCGATTACCTGGATAACTTGATAGCGATTGTTTAGC contains:
- a CDS encoding aminotransferase class I/II-fold pyridoxal phosphate-dependent enzyme, which produces MGVSEIGRKKISAKADQFRESVIREMTRVALQYSAVNLAQGFPDFPCPLELKQAAYEAIEADVNQYAITWGDRAFRHAIASKVRWYLGLDIDPETQITVTCGSTEAMASVMLATVDPGDEVIVFEPYYENYGPDAILAGATPRYVTLHPPHWTFDEAQLRQAFNANTKAIIINTPHNPTGKVFTREELTLIAELCQKWDVLAFTDEIYEHILYDGTQHIALATLPGMEERTITINGLSKTYSVTGWRVGYILANPELTGAIRKVHDFLTVGAPAPLQRAGVTAMQLPPSYYEELGKLYHQKRDSILQILDGVGIPYFLPQGAYYVLADISKFGYKTDIEFTYHLIKNIGVAVVPGSSFFSQPEKGHSLIRFCFSKTPETLQAASERLLKLSK
- a CDS encoding MBL fold metallo-hydrolase, whose protein sequence is MKSLHRPDLYSWSNFNPARNIDFNGIAWIRPDGNILIDPVALSNHDWNHLKSLGGVVWIVLTNSEHVRASKDIADQTYAKIAGPVAEKDTFPIPCDRWLSDGEEFVPGLKVIELQGSKTPGELALLLEETTLITGDLVRARKAGSLTILPDDKLLNREEAVASVRRLAQLSRVEAVLVGDGWPVFRDGRDRLQELVATL
- the ribD gene encoding bifunctional diaminohydroxyphosphoribosylaminopyrimidine deaminase/5-amino-6-(5-phosphoribosylamino)uracil reductase RibD produces the protein MDNSPVVAQPDASLPNYTQENIHLVESAVIKEKIGTDFDSRMMLRCLELARRALGRTSPNPLVGAVIVKDGEIVGEGFHPRAGEPHAEVFALQAAGDRARGATIYVSLEPCNHYGRTPPCSEGLIQAGVAKVVVGMVDPNPLVAGGGIARLRAAGIEVLVGVEESACNQLNEAFVHRILYKRPLGILKYAMTLDGKIATTSGHSAWVTSQEARNEVHQLRAACDAIIVGGNTVRQDNPYLTSHHAEAHNPLRVVMSRHLNLPENAHLWQTADAPTLVLTQKGANPDFQQLLLKQGVEIVELTSLTPDNAMAYLYERGFCSVLWECGGTLAASAIAQGAVQKVLAFIAPKIIGGSIAPTPVGDLGFTTMTEALSLERVRWRVVGSDCLVEGYFPQKANSQ
- a CDS encoding serine/threonine-protein kinase, producing the protein MTITLLNNRYQVIQVIGAGGFGETFLAEDVHMPSRRRCVIKQLKPITNNDPQNYQLIQQRFEREAATLEYLGESSNQIPKLYAYFSENGQFYLVQEWIHGQTLTKIVEAKGFESEVAVRQILLSLLSVLNYVHSKGIIHRDIKPENIILRSVDNKPVLIDFGAVKETIRSVVNSSGYPTRSLVIGTPGYMPSEQAVGRPVYATDIYSLGLTAIYLLTGKHPQELQTDLKTGEILWQEHAPNVSSQLAGVLNQAIKPHAGDRYSTASKMLHALQSASNIPPELAANTPTVNFYPPASSTRQTQPLYSPQKPTVIGNSTPGNWQKPAVIIGSLLVGGLIGAVVIPNIIRQQQPETTIVTSSTPSLESLPTPASTESPLSSQTSPAPVVPASQPRKRVILNPLPTVNPPVVSIPQPEKEPVISDTPVPEVSSTPQPEPENIAVPTPEAVSAPQKNDQPPKKVAVTTSSQSVPAFPTGTSRSAVEATLGKPNQDLRGAWGKTRAVVYKLVPNKIDLGYLFDRNSQVLRQTEVSFAQSVDPQVMETTLNGMLEGQATEKIKQGLKQVQQGQSDNFRFQNGSVKGQIIRQECNFIYISIWDKNLHDFVSPSTAKRC